Within the Cyanobium sp. ATX 6F1 genome, the region ATGCGGCACACCGGCTGGCCTGTGGCTGATCAGGCCACCTTCAACGGCTGGCTTCGGGAGATGCTCACTCCGGTGGAAATCGATCGATTCCAGAACGACAAGGAATTTGACGGTTCCTTCGCGTTCCCCTTCGTGCGGGTGCGGATCAACCTGCTGGAAACCCTGCTTGGGCCGGCGATGGTGCTGCGGCTGATCCCCCAGAAAATCGCCACAATCCAGGACCTCAACCTGCCCGATGTGCTTGAGGAGGTCTGTCAGCGGCCCAAGGGCCTGGTGCTGGTGACCGGGCCCACCGGTTCGGGCAAGAGCACCACCTTGGCGGCGATGATCGACTGGATCAACCGCAACCAGAAACGTCACATCGTCACGATCGAGGATCCGATCGAATTCGTCCACCAGAGCAAGAGCTCCATGGTGCGCCAGCGGGAAGTGGGGCACCACACAAAGCTGTTCCACAATGCCCTTCGGGCAGTCCTGCGGGAGGATCCCGATGTGATCCTGATCGGTGAAATCAGGGACAGGGAAACACTCACCACCGCCCTTGAAGCCTCCCAGACCGGTCACCTGGTGTTTGGGACCCTCCACACCAACTCCGCCGTGCGCACGGTGGAACGGGTGCTGGGCATGTACCCCCCTGAAGACCAGGACAATGTGCGCCGCTCCGTCTCCGAAGCCTTGCTGGCGGTGATTTCCCAGGGGCTGATCAAAACCACTGACGGCAAACGGGCCGCCTTCCACGACATCCTCATCAACACCGATGCCTGCCGGGATTACATCCAGCAGGCCAAGATGGACGAGGTGGAGCAGATCATGGAGCGCAGTGCCTTCGACGGCATGCAGAGCGCCAACCAGGCGCTGCTGAAACTGGTGCAAACCGGAAAAGTCGACCCTGAAGACGCCCTGGCCCAGAGCCTCAAACCGAACGAACTGGCCCAGT harbors:
- a CDS encoding type IV pilus twitching motility protein PilT translates to MSANEPGAPSSLFPPLAAPTVPDLPPIPSIPAIPSPAAPLPEAVSTQAITSSEEASKGLDLPPEPSNLQEIVRIAHERNFSDVHLGVGEEPRYRVRGDMRHTGWPVADQATFNGWLREMLTPVEIDRFQNDKEFDGSFAFPFVRVRINLLETLLGPAMVLRLIPQKIATIQDLNLPDVLEEVCQRPKGLVLVTGPTGSGKSTTLAAMIDWINRNQKRHIVTIEDPIEFVHQSKSSMVRQREVGHHTKLFHNALRAVLREDPDVILIGEIRDRETLTTALEASQTGHLVFGTLHTNSAVRTVERVLGMYPPEDQDNVRRSVSEALLAVISQGLIKTTDGKRAAFHDILINTDACRDYIQQAKMDEVEQIMERSAFDGMQSANQALLKLVQTGKVDPEDALAQSLKPNELAQSLRGRQ